Proteins co-encoded in one Xiphophorus hellerii strain 12219 chromosome 10, Xiphophorus_hellerii-4.1, whole genome shotgun sequence genomic window:
- the meiob gene encoding meiosis-specific with OB domain-containing protein produces MASQSYISISELHPNLSHPKVFGVIIGKTDVRSFPDRKNIEIERFTFGFTIRDSAEFFINVSAWGGEAFISGLADSFSIGDCVIIENPLVSTKDPEKGDKFCPATPSHYRLLLTETHSQVSVCGDGASVERLLPLLHLPVKDNRDFYSLADIVANGQQLDGAVINVLAAVKLIGETKQFVTSDGRRGQRLELKLFDDSVSSFPLISWDREAIQLLQNLVPRETVLFVADAKMSFDSFRGSMVATVTSKTIITVNPDTREASLLFSYVKELSESGALDQDEALEDPPVSSITAVFTVKQLKEKARENAEPFFCLAYGFVSKLDLDSSVSKVVRTRCARCRFLVQQELQRCSNPLCPDGERPLAACTAFDLLVDVTDHTGTLQACSLRGPVAEQTLGCTTEEFVGLTDGQRTALKWRFLLERCKIYLKIFPSARMKSGMRGTVLDCSLADPGEVKQSMSALLQEQ; encoded by the exons ATGGCTTCTCAGAGCTACATTTCCATCTCCGAGCTTCACCCCAACCTCTCCCATCCT AAAGTCTTTGGGGTCATCATTGGAAAAACGGATGTGAGAAGTTTCCCCGACAGAAAAA ATATTGAGATTGAACGATTCACCTTTGGCTTCACCATAAGAGACTCTGCAGAGTTCTTCATCAATGTGTCGGCCTGGGGCGGCGAGGCGTTTATCAGCGGGCTGGCCGACAGCTTCAGCATCGGAGACTGCG TGATCATTGAAAATCCTTTAGTTTCCACCAAAGACCCAGAGAAAGGAGACAAGTTCTGCCCGGCAACACCCAG CCACTACAGGTTGCTGCTGACGGAGACCCACTCCcaggtgagtgtgtgtggcGACGGCGCCAGTGTGGAGCGGCTGCTGCCGCTGCTCCACCTACCAGTGAAGGACAACAGAGACTTCTACTCTCTGGCCGACATCGTGGCCAACGGCCAGCAGCTGGACGGCGCCGTCATCAACGTCCTGGCAGCCGTCAAACTG ATCGGAGAAACGAAGCAGTTTGTCACCTCAGACGGACGCAGAGGCCAGAGGCTGGAGCTGAAGCTGTTTGATGACTCCGTCTCATCGTTTCCTCTCATCAG CTGGGACCGGGAGGCCATTCAGCTCCTGCAGAACCTGGTACCCAGAGAAACCG ttctCTTTGTTGCCGATGCAAAGATGAGCTTTGACAGCTTCCGCGGCAGCATGGTGGCGACGGTTACCTCCAAAACCATCATTACTGTCAACCCTG ACACAAGAGAAGCCAGCCTGTTGTTCAGCTATGTGAAAGAACTGTCAGAGTCTGGAGCTCTGGACCAAGACGAGGCTCTGGAGGATCCACCTG TGTCGTCCATCACGGCCGTGTTCACAGTGAAGCAGCTGAAAGAGAAGGCCAGAGAAAACGCCGAGCCGTTCTTCTGCCTCGCCTACGGCTTCGTCTCCAAGCTGGACTTGGACTCGTCCGTGTCCAAAGTGGTCAGGACTCGCTG TGCCAGGTGCCGCTTCCTGGtgcagcaggagctgcagcGCTGCAGCAACCCGCTGTGTCCGGACGGCGAGCGGCCGCTGGCGGCCTGCACCGCTTTCGACCTGCTGGTGGACGTCACCGACCACACCGGCACCCTGCAGGCCTGCAGCTTGCGCGGCCCTGTGGCAGAGCAGACCCTCGGCTGCACG ACTGAAGAGTTTGTCGGTTTGACCGACGGTCAGCGGACGGCGCTGAAGTGGaggtttctgctggaacggtGCAAAATATACTTGAAG ATCTTCCCCTCTGCCAGGATGAAGAGCGGGATGAGGGGTACGGTCCTGGACTGTTCGCTGGCCGACCCCGGAGAGGTGAAGCAGAGCATGTCTgccctgctgcaggagcagtgA